ctgtctgccatctgcccaatacagttgaaaccgggattcatccatgaagagcacacttctccagctttccagtggccatcgaaggtgagcatttgcccactgaagtcagttacgacacCAAACTgctgtcaggtcaagaccctggtgaggatgactagcacacagatgagcttccatgAGGCGGTTTCTGACCGTttatgcagaaattcttcggttgtacaaacccacagtttcatcagctgtccgggtggctgttctcagacaatcccgcaggtgaattttattttatttatttaacctttatttacctaggcaaatcagttaagaacaaattcttatgtacaatgacgggctacccaggccaaacccggggcgacgctgggccaattgtgcgcttcCCTAAttatgcgctgccctatgggactccaaatcacggctggttgtgatacagcctggaatcgaacccgggTTTGTAGTGAAGCCTCTATACTGCTTGCTGGTATCCCTGCTTGCCAGCTCACTTTCCGTTCGAATCCCAGATCCGTCGTTGCACCTGGGATTCCACCTCTTTAACCGTTAGGCTAACTGCCACCCATGTAAGGTGATACACACAAGTGATACACTTAACTTAAGATATCAAGTGATACACTTAACTTAAGATATCAAGTGATACATTTACCTTAAGATATCAAGTGATACACTTAACTTAAGATATCAAGTGATACACTGTTAACTTAAGATATGAAGTGTCATTGATGATTGGTACTTCTTGACCTCTTAACTGTTTTCACAGCTGTAAAAGAAGAGAAAGAATAAGAAAAGCAATGACGACTTTCAGTTGTATTCCTTTGCTCAGTTCAGTGGTGATGTTTGTTGGAAATGCTTTAATGCCTTTAAACACCAAGTCTGTTTTTTGGACAAAAATAAAATCACTTGGGAGTTGGTAAGAAAGGGCCTGTAGAGATCGGTTTTAATTGTAATTTCATGGTATTATGTTTTGTTATGTTTTTATTCCTTAGAGAGCTAAAACCGTGGGTCACctccaccaacaccaacacccacACCCGGGAGCTGTCGCCAACGGCAACATGGGTCCCACCATGGGTAACATGATGGAGATGTCACCGCGCCAACGGCACACTCAACtgcagcagcagcatcatcaGCACCTGCAGCAGGCTCCGCCAATCTCCTACCAGCAGCACTGCCACGCCCCTCCACATCACCTGGGAAACGCCCACAGCCTGGGCCACCAATCAGGGAACGCGCCGCATCATCCGGTTCACCAATCACCTCCCTCGCACCTGCAGGCCAGCCACACCCACCAGACCTCGCCTCACCTGCCCCTCCACTCCATAGCTGCTCAGGTACAGTATTACCTAGTTGTTGACATGACAACCACTCTATATCAAGCTTTGTTAGTTTAGCGTGAGGGTTGGTTGCCAATTGCTGTAATCTGACATCTGTAAAATTGCCTGTCATCACCACTGTTGCATCAACATTATGGTGCTATTGCATAGACCTTTTGAATCCCAAATTAACCCGTTTCCTATGCAGTGCACTCAAAAGTAAATTGGAATTAGGGTGCTATTTTGAAGGCAGCCCTTATCACAGAGGATCCAAAGTTGTACAGGTTTAATGACCCGTGTTTGTCTGTTGTGCAGTTGTCTCCAGCAGCGCAGCAGATGCATTCATCCCAGCAGACACATTCCCTGCATGCAGGCCAGGCGACTGGAGGACGCCGCAGGAGGTCTGTGGACCAGGACCCAGACGAGCGCAGACAGAAGTTCCTGGAACGCAACCGAGCTGCGGCCACTCGATGCAGACAGAAGAGGAAGGTCTGGGTGTCTGCTTTGGAGAAGAAGGCAGAGGAGCTGACACACAACAACATGCAGCTGCAGGTAGGTTTATACGAAGGTTGTCACCGTACCAGTACAGCGATACAACCATAACTGATTTTCCCTGGACAAAAGTAAAACTCAAAGCAGATTAAACTCTTTGGTTCTTAAAAAACCTATTTAATGTtaaatattgtgtgctatagcaCGGAAATCAAACCGTGATTCAGGGTGACATAAGGCTGCTTCTTTCTACCAGTAGGACTTTTTTCCTCTGGTATCGTGACAACCCTAGACAACATGAGTTTACGCACGcatacacatacactcacacattgTCACACTATCACTAACCTTTCTGTCCCTCGTACCATTCCAGAACGAGGTGACTACTCTGAGGTCAGAGGTTGGCCAGCTGAAGCAGATCCTGCTGACCCATAAAGACTGTCCTGTCTCCACccggcagagagaatcacaggggTACCTCAGTGAGTAACACCCCGACCCCGCCCATCCTCAAAACACCCAGAGGTATACCCCTACTCTCTACAATAATCCTATCCTCAAAACACCCAGAGGTATACCCCTACCCTCTACAATAATCCTATCCTCAAAACACCCAGAGGTATACCCCTACTCTCTACAATACTCCTATCCTCAAAACACCCAGAGGTATACCCCTACTCTCTACAATACTCCTATCCTCAAAACACCCAGAGGTATACCCCTACTACCTCTACAACACTCCTATCCTCTACAATACTCCTATCCTGTCCTCAAAACACCCAGAGGTATACCCCTACTCTCTACAATACTCCTATCCTCAAAACACCCAGAGGTATACCCCTACTCTCTACAATACTCCTATCCTCAAAACACCCAGAGGTATACCCCTACCCTCTACAATACTCCTATCCCAAAACACCCAGAGGTATACCCCTACCCTCTACAATACTCCTATCCCAAAACACCCAGAGGTATACCCCTACCCTCTACAATACTCCTATCCTCAAAACACCCAGAGGTATACCCCTACCCTCTACAATACTCCTATCCTCAAAACACCCAGAGGTATACCCCTACTCTCTACAATACTCCTATCCCAAAACACCCAGAGGTATACCCCTACCCTCTACAATACTCCTATCCTCAAAACACCCAGAGGTATACCCCTACCCTCTACAATACTCCTATCCCAAAACACCCAGAGGTTACCCCTATCCCTCACAATACCCCCTATCCCCAATACTCCTATCCCAAAACACCCAGAGGTATACCCCTACCCTCTACAATACTCCTATCCCAAAACACCCAGAGGTATACCCCTACCCTCTACAATAATCCTATCCTCAAAACACCCAGAGGTATACCCCTACTCTCTACAATACTCCTATCCTCAAAACACCCAGAGGTATACCCCTACCCTCTACAATACTCCTATCCTCAAAACACCCAGAGGTATACCCCTACTCTCTACAATACTCTTATCCCAAAACAGATTCCTACTTCTATCCCAAAACACAGATTCCTACTCCTATCCCAAAACACAGATTCCTATCCCAAAACACAGACTCCTAGTCCTATCCCAAAACAGACTCCTAGTCCTATCCCAAAACAGACTCCTAGTCCTATCCCAAAACAGACTCCTAGTTCTAGTCCAAAACACAGACACCTAGTCCTATCCCTAAACAGACTCCTAGTCCTATCCCAAAACAGACTCCTAGTCCTATCCCAAAAGAGACTCCTAATCCTATCCCAAAACAGACTCCTAGTCCTATCCCTAAACAGACTCCTAGTCCTATCCCTAAACAGACTCCTAGTCCTATCTAAACTAAACAGACACCTAGTCCTATCCCTAAACAGACACCTAGTCCTATCCCAAAACAGACACCTAGTCCTATCCCTAAACAGACTCCTAGTCCTATCCCTAAACAGACTCCTAGTCCTATCCCTAAACAGACTCCTAGTCCTATCCCTAAACAGACTCCTAGTCCTATCCCAAAACAGACTCCTAGTCCTATCCCTAAACAGACTCCTAGTCCTATCCCTAAACAGACTCCTAGTCCTATCCCTAAACAGACTCCTAGTCCTATCCCTAAACAGACTCCTAGTCCTATCCCTAAACAGACTCCTAGTCCTATCCCTAAACAGACTCCTAGTCCTATCCCTAAACAGACTCCTAGTCCTATCCCTAAACAGACTCCTAGTCCTATCCCAAAACAGACTCCTAGTCCTATCCCTAAACAGACTCCTAGTCCTATCCCTAAACAGACTCCTAGTCCTATCCCTAAACAGACTCCTAGTCCTATCCCTAAACAGACTCCTAGTTCTATCCCAAAACACAGACACCTAGTCCTATCCCTAAACAGACACCTAGTCCTATCCCTAAACAGACACCTCGTCCTATCCCTAAACAGACTCCTAGTCCTATCCCTAAACAGACTCCTAGTCCTATCCCTAAACAGACTCCTAGTCCTATCCCAAAACAGACTCCTAGTCCTATCCCAAAACAGACTCCTAGTCCTATCCCTAAACAGACACCTAGTCCTATCCCTAAACAGACACCTAGTCCTATCCCTAAACAGACACCTAGTCCTATCCCTAAACAGACACCTAGTCCTATCCCTAAACAGACACCTAGTCCTATCCCTAAACAGACTCCTAGTTCTATCCCAAAACACAGACACCTAGTCCTATCCCTAAACAGACTCCTAGTCCTATCCCAAAACAGACTCCTAGTCCTATCCCTAAACAGACTCCTAGTCCTAACCCAAAACAGACTCCTAACCCAAAACACAGACTCCTATCCCAAACACAGACTCCTAGTCCTATCCCAAAACAGACTCCTACTCCTAACCCAAAACAGACTCCTAACCCAAAACACAGACTCCTATCCCAAACACAGACTCCTACTCCTATCCCAAAACCCACAAAGATACATACTGTACCATGTGTACCATCTACATGGTCCCATGTGAGTGTGATGGGCCTGCTACACAGGACACTTTTGCAGAGTGTGAGACACTCCTATTGTTTTTAGTGAAACCTGGGTCTTAGCAGCGacccactggttgaatcaacgttctttccacatcatttcaatgaaatgaagCTGAAcctacaggaggttggtggcaccttaattggggaggacgggcttgtggtaatggctggagcagaatcagtggaatggtatccaGTGGGATGGCCCTGTGAGAGACTTGTGCTGCTCGGTGTAAAACTTTCATAAATTCAAGGTATGATTCACTCCCAAGAACACTTGATGAAGTGCCTGGCACACTGGCAAAATGTTACATGTCCAGGATAGCAGCTTAAAGCCTCAAGTTCTTGACGCCCAGTGTAGCTCCCTGTCAGAGGGTCTCCCCAATTCAAAAAACATCCAGAGTCAGAAACACAGGTATCAGAAACACAGGGCTACAGTCTCGAAATGGTTGGCATATGAGGTTGAAAAGGGAGATCGAAAACCCCTTTGCACCTTGACTGAATTGAAACATCTATGATGCCTATTCTTGTCAGAATGATAGTTGATGTAACCAGAGCACATTCTTGGGTGTTACAGACAGATGTACTTTATTGGTATATTTGCTCCACAGTAATGCAAATGTCAAAATAAAATTGCtattttccttatatgaactgtacaTGAGTTGTCATTAATTATATAACATATGACTGCTTTATTTCTGGTgacattttgttatttttataTATAGTGTTTTTATTGTAGACTTTCCTCTGGACCCAGATcttaaacaaagagagagagggagctgtcAAACACTAGCCAGGTCAATTTGATTGACAGCTGTCTCTGTGCCCCAGGTCCAGGGAGTTCGACAGGAAGTCCCTCCCCCCTATGTCCCGGGTCGCAGCAGCAGGCCATCCAATCCAACAGCATCTCCACCTCCTCAGCTCGAGGGGGCGATGGAGCGCACAGCAATTAAAAATTAAAGCGCGGGTGGGTGCGCATGTGGTTCGGAACATAGAGTTGGATAGAGAGCTTCCAATAATGTCCCAGGAGACAAACTCTCTAGTACATCTCTATGGTTCAGAATCAACCCCCCTCCAATTGAGTACAGGATGTAGTTACTCCTAAACACTGAGCTAAGGTCAGTTATGTGTTTCccccctaatggttaaggttaggatgggGAAGGGTGAGCTGATCCTTGATCTGTGGTTAGAGGCAACTTCTACCTGGAATCAGGGATTAAACCCTAGGTGGGTGCATCTCATTAGTCTTAAATGGCTCCCTCTCCTGGTCTCCTAGCCTCTATGGACACATGTATAGCAGAACTGGACTGGTCTCTATAAGCCTTACATCTCCGGTAGGTTTGCAAAATTCCGGTAACTTTCCCAACCgtgatttctggaaaacctgtgcattttgggaaagttaccagtgtttttgcaaccctagtccctgtctctctaactGTGTGATCATAGTCACCTGTGAACTGGATCGAATTGTGTCTGGGGGAATCAGTCGACCAATGTGTCTCAGTTAGTGGGAAATCAGACAAGTACTGTGCTATCTGTTCCAGGACTGCTTCATGGCTGTGTGTCTGCAAACATACTTGTTATCATATCACCTTTTTCTTAGTGGCAGTATTTTTTTGAATGCGTCAGAGTTGGGTCTTGTAACTTACACCATGACTAGGACCAGGAGTTTCTCCAGGAATAACTCTGGGGCTTAAAAATAGCCTGTTACTATGGACCAGAGTTTTACCTAGTCAGGTCACTGGGTCAGGTTAAACTCCTGGCTCTAACCATGACTAAATAATGTTTGTTgcgtatgtgtttgtgtatggttgTATGTATAACATAGGCCTCTCTGAAATGCAGAACGTGAACAAAAACTAATACAAATGTACATTTTATACAAATTTATATCAAGTCCTATGAATAGGATGCCCTTGTTTTGTAACAATGTAATGCAAAGCCTCTTTTCCCTTTGAAAGTATTACAATGTTTGTACATACATTAAGTTGGGCCCAGAGTTTTCCTTGACCATGTCACTTGACCAAGATAACTCCTGGCCCTTTGTTTAACCTCTGTAAAGCACTTACTAGTTTCCTACAGTGTATTTATCATGTAAACTAGGCTCACACAGTACGTTGGCCTATTACCTGTTACCTGTATCTATGTATCCTTCTGTGTCTGTATTGTGatttgtgttttgtttattttttttgtacaGATATTGACAATCGCTACAAACCTAATACGAAAATAAAAGCACTTATTCTCTGGTATCTTATTGTGATTTTTACTCAAGTTCGGTTGCCTCCATCAGGAGAAAATGTAATTTGATCTAATAGGCCTGTCAGACGAATGGTTATAGTCTGCCCCCTAGCGATATCTTCTGGAACTGAAGACAGTTTGAGGCACCCTGATTGAATGAGTCAAAGATCAGCGATCACAGATTAATTTACCCGTCTGTAACTTAGCTTTAGCAGGTTGAGTGAAAGAAAATGGATGTGAGAGGGCCAAGAACTAGTCAAAGTCAATAGTGATGACTTTTATTCACTATCAGTAGGGGACAGGCCCAATCCACTATAGTTTAACAAAAACATAAGTAACGTATCAGTCTTAAATAACTAGGATATTGAAGTGGATTATGCTGTTTCTGTTTCATATCTCAGACTGTGTTTCCtggtctatatgtctgtctgtgtctgctgtTGTTATGGTAACACACTGCTGACAGGCTTGGCGTGTAGAGCTGATCAGGCCTGAGTGTTGGAGGTACTCCACCCGGTCTACCCAAAAAAACACCTAACTATTGCCAGACTTTCTGTCttgaaacacacgcacacacactttaaGTACatcatgaaaacacacacacacacacacacacacacaaacacacacacttgcacaaaTGCAggcatacattacacacacaacaTGTTTTCTAATGAATGAATATGCAGTATTACTACAAACATTAAACTCACTGCCCTTCTGTAAAAATAGCAAAACTATAATATCGGTTTCTTTATTTGTATCGGAGCCATATGAACAAAGGACTTACACCATTATTTGCAAAGGCATCGGTCTTTCTTTTCATACAGACAAATGGACCATCACGTCCAACAATCAGGAATGCATGGTTACTTACTTGTTACTTAGCACCAGCACAATACATAGTTGAGTATAAAAGTATAAAAACATCAAACAAAATAATTATTTCTGCCAACCAGCAGCCATCTTTTCTTGCATTTTCAAGCACATTACAAATGACATTTTATAAACAATTTAATGTCTATTAGTCTAATATTAGCACCAGATGAAATCAGGtaattctctctcacacacacacacacacacacacacacacacacacacacacacacacacacacacacacacacacacacacacacacacacacacacacacacgggcaatGGAACAGGAAATGCATGACGCTTAGAGGAAGTCTGTGGGATTGACATCCTGTAGTGTCTGAATCAGCCCTGATGAGCTCAGCTGTTTGTACACCCATTAAAAGACAACATTGGTCATAACACATCTATAACTGTGGTCATATGGTCATAACCCATGAACAGAACTATAACTGTGGTCATAACCCATGAACAGAACTATAACTGTGGTCATATGGTCATAACCCATGAACAGAACTATAACTGTGGTCATAACCCATGAACAGAACTATAACTGTGGTCATAACACATCTATAACTGTGGTCATATGGTCATAACCCATGAACAGAACTATAACTGTGGTCATATGGTCATAACCCATGAACAGAACTATAACTGTGGTCATATGAACAGAACTATAACTGTGGTCATAACCCATGAACAGAACTATAACTGTGGTCATAACCCATGAACAGAACTATAACTGTGGTCATAATAACTGTGGTCATATGGTCATAACCCATGAACAGAACTATAACTGTGGTCATAACACATCTATAACTGTGGTCATATGGTCATAACCCATGAACAGAACTATAACTGTGGTCATATGGTCATAACCCATGAACAGAACTATAACTGTGGTCATATGGCCATAACCCATGAACAGAACTATAACTGTGATCATATGGTCATAACCCATGAACAGAACTATAACTGTGATCATATGGCCATAACCCATGAACAGAACTATAACTGTGGTCATAACCCATGAACAGAACTATAACTGTGATCATATGGTCATAACCCATGAACAGAACTATAACTGTGGTCATATGGCCATAACCCATGAACAGAACTATAACTGTGATCATATGGTCATAACCCATGAACAGAACTATAACTGTGGTCATATGGCCATAACCCATGAACAGAACTATAACTGTGATCATATGGTCATAACCCATGAACAGAACTATAACTGTGGTCATATGGTCATAACCCATGAACAGAACTATAACTGTGGTCATATGGTCATAACCCATGAACAGAACTATAACTGTGGTCATATGGTCATAACCCATGAACAGAACTATAACTGTGGTCATAACCCATGAACAGAACTATAACTGTGGTGAACAGAACTATAACTGTGGGTCATAACCCATGAACAGAACTATAACTGTGGTCATATGGTCATAACCCATGAACAGAACTATAACTGTGGTCATAACCCATGAACAGAACTATAACTGTGGTCATATGGTCATAACCCATGAACAGAACTATAACTGGTCATATGGTCATAACCCATGAACAGAACTATAACTGTGGTCATAACCCATGAACAGAACTATAACTGTGGTCATATGGTCATAACCCATGAACAGAACTATAACTGTGGTCATAACCCATGAACAGAACTATAACTGTGGTCATATGGTCATAACCCATGAACAGAACTATAACTGTGGTCATATGGTCATAACCCATGAACAGAACTATAACTGTGGTCATAACCCATGAACAGAACTATAACTGTGGTCATATGGTCATAACCCATGAACAGAACTATAACTGTGGTCATATGGTCATAACCCATGAACAGAACTATAACTGTGGTCATATGGTCATAACCCATGAACAGAACTATAACTGTGGTCATAACCCATGAACAGAACTATAACTGTGGTCATATGGTCATAACCCATGAACAGAACTATAACTGTGGTCATAACCCATGAACAGAACTATAACTGTGGTCATATGGTCATAACCCATGAACAGGACTATAACTGTGGTCATAACCCCATAACAGAACTATAACTGTGGTCATATTGCCTGAACACAACCTTACTGTGGTTCTGTGGTCATGAATATAACCTTGTGGTTCTATGGTCATAACTCAACCCTGGCTGTGGTCCTGCTATGGTCATGAAGTGCTCCAGAGTGCAGGTTAAATACCAGTCcacttctgtctctgcctctgcagcATCTTACACATTCTCCTGAGGATGTTCCTTCCTGGTGATGGCATCTTGGTGTTCTCAGGTTCTAAATATGGATTATCTAATgctcacaataaaaaatatatattctagcGCTTAAGTGGGTCACAGCGCAAACATGTTTTCAAGTTCCAGGTCTATGGTGTTTATTAATCTGAGAACCTCTGCATGTCACTGTTGTCTCTACGGGTGGGGCTGATGTCAAGGAAACGGTCGCAGGGGAACTCTATAAGGTCGCCCCCTTCCTCCAGGGTTCCGAGCCGTGGCGGCCGGCTGCTCTGGAAGCTTGTGAAGTCTGTTGACACCGCCGCCGTTGTTGTCATGGAGCTGCGGAACGGTCGCCGCGTGGAGTACATGTGGCGCACATGCACTGCTGACTTCCTCCTTTTCAGCTTCCGCCTCAAACTTCGCCCCAGCCAGGCTCCTCCAATCACCAGAAGAAGGACGGCGTTGCCGGCCAGTGTTCCCACGGTGACCAGttggaggtcagaggtcagtgtcTCTTGGTGATGAACCTCTTCTGGGAGAGTGACCAATCCGGCGCAGTGGTCCCTGGGCGCCACCTGACACACAGACCCTCCCACCACACCCTCAACACAAGCCATGTAGGTGATGTCTGGGCTTAGTTCTCGTAACATCACCGACCGCGCCGTGCCACGGGCGTACACGTACCGAGGAAAACGGTCAGATGACCCAAAGCGGTCAAACAGCACTCGGTAGTGGACCTCTTCTAGTCCCGGTCCGGCTCCCGGTGTAAAGCGGCTGTGGTCGCGTGTGGTCCAGTGGACCGTGGCCGTGCTGGAGGCGACCTGGTCGACTGTCACGTTGGTGATGAAGTGGCGGTTGAACACACAGGGGTCGGTCACTGCAGGTATAATGTCCTCGTGACCGCCTCTGAACAGGTCAAACCGTTCCTCTTTTcgaggggtgggaggagaggaggtga
This window of the Oncorhynchus keta strain PuntledgeMale-10-30-2019 chromosome 20, Oket_V2, whole genome shotgun sequence genome carries:
- the LOC118398990 gene encoding cyclic AMP-responsive element-binding protein 5 translates to MNDEQDRPYRCSAPGCSQRFQTEDHLMIHRHKHEMTLKFSSTKADPLADQTPTPTRFLRNCEEVGLFNEIEQEFRQAQEEQNMKQTQSLPQNGSSCVNQPQPHSQHQPQSHGGMRGLSCSMAGQQALPSAQSNSVITQAHSMLTHSGPVPGPLSSLLHLRNNRQRQPLAASMPGTLPDPAMQGASAQHMSMERQMSMGSSMMSIQGPAHNSSCSSPQRAKTVGHLHQHQHPHPGAVANGNMGPTMGNMMEMSPRQRHTQLQQQHHQHLQQAPPISYQQHCHAPPHHLGNAHSLGHQSGNAPHHPVHQSPPSHLQASHTHQTSPHLPLHSIAAQLSPAAQQMHSSQQTHSLHAGQATGGRRRRSVDQDPDERRQKFLERNRAAATRCRQKRKVWVSALEKKAEELTHNNMQLQNEVTTLRSEVGQLKQILLTHKDCPVSTRQRESQGYLSPGSSTGSPSPLCPGSQQQAIQSNSISTSSARGGDGAHSN